The proteins below are encoded in one region of Knoellia sp. S7-12:
- a CDS encoding sigma-70 family RNA polymerase sigma factor produces the protein MARGGPIETADEAMVLARVRAGETAAYAELVTRHAPMAKRLAVLTGAGADVDDVVQEAFVKAYRSLSSFRDGADFRPWLLRIVVNETRNLHRGQSRRVDRELRVAREGAPLGGDPDPAEVAVGHERREALLAAIGTLPPELREVITCRYLLELSEIETAESLGIPNGTVKSRLRRGLARLREELAHV, from the coding sequence GTGGCGAGGGGAGGACCGATCGAGACGGCTGACGAGGCGATGGTGCTGGCTCGCGTGCGTGCCGGGGAGACGGCGGCATACGCGGAGCTGGTGACTCGGCACGCCCCGATGGCCAAGCGACTGGCAGTGCTCACAGGAGCAGGTGCAGATGTCGACGATGTCGTCCAGGAAGCGTTCGTGAAGGCCTACCGGTCGCTCTCGTCCTTCCGGGACGGTGCCGACTTCCGGCCCTGGCTGCTGCGCATCGTCGTCAACGAGACCCGCAACCTGCACCGTGGCCAGTCGCGCCGCGTCGACCGGGAGCTGCGGGTGGCCCGAGAGGGCGCGCCGCTCGGTGGCGATCCTGACCCGGCCGAGGTCGCCGTGGGCCACGAGCGACGGGAAGCCCTCCTCGCTGCGATCGGGACGTTGCCGCCTGAGCTCCGTGAGGTCATCACCTGCCGCTACCTGCTCGAGCTCTCCGAGATCGAGACGGCCGAGTCGCTCGGGATCCCGAACGGAACCGTGAAGTCCAGGCTTCGCCGAGGCCTGGCCCGACTACGAGAGGAGCTTGCCCATGTCTGA